From the Francisella frigiditurris genome, one window contains:
- the sthA gene encoding Si-specific NAD(P)(+) transhydrogenase, with product MDFNYDIIIIGSGPGGEGAAMKATRNGKKVAIVEGDALGGGCTHWGTIPSKTLRQIAREIGMSGEKGSYDFPKMLEGAYDIAELQTKIKESRYINHEIDIFYGFASFVNKNTIKITRKNGSSETISAENFILSTGSRPYHPSDIDFSDPRILDSDKILTLQDKNIKSISIYGAGVIGCEYASILRALDIHINLINTRDKLMSFLDDEIVENLTNHFSINQHIHLINNETYKSIRANDKGVTITLKSGRIIESDYILFALGRSGNIEGLNLEKIGVKTDPSRGLILIDESYKTSVPNIYAVGDVIGSPSLASAAFNQGRFAATHIIDGSCNDQLVDDIPTGIYTRPEISSIGKTEQALIAEGIPYEVGRSYFKELARAQISRNKTGMLKILFDPENGTILGVHCFGHRASEIIHIGQAIKAMPGKYNTIRYFLNTTFNYPTMAEAYRIAAIDGVNKVKMRKLAEEKQQKIINS from the coding sequence GGCGGTGGATGTACTCATTGGGGAACAATTCCTAGTAAAACATTAAGACAGATCGCTAGAGAAATTGGCATGTCTGGTGAAAAAGGAAGTTATGACTTCCCTAAAATGTTAGAAGGAGCTTATGACATTGCTGAGCTTCAAACTAAAATTAAGGAAAGTAGATACATAAACCATGAAATTGATATATTCTATGGTTTTGCTAGTTTTGTAAATAAAAATACTATAAAAATAACTAGAAAAAATGGCTCAAGTGAAACAATTTCTGCTGAAAATTTTATATTATCAACAGGATCTAGACCTTACCACCCTTCAGATATAGACTTTTCTGATCCTAGAATATTAGATAGTGATAAAATTCTAACTCTTCAGGATAAAAATATAAAATCTATCTCAATTTATGGTGCTGGTGTTATTGGATGTGAATATGCTTCAATATTGAGAGCTTTAGATATTCATATTAATCTTATAAATACTAGAGATAAGTTAATGTCTTTCTTAGATGATGAAATCGTTGAAAACTTAACAAATCACTTCAGTATAAACCAGCATATTCATCTAATAAATAATGAAACTTACAAATCGATAAGAGCTAATGACAAAGGTGTTACTATCACTTTAAAGTCAGGAAGGATTATTGAATCTGATTATATCCTATTTGCTCTTGGTAGATCTGGTAACATAGAAGGCTTAAATTTAGAAAAAATTGGAGTAAAAACTGATCCTAGTAGGGGCTTAATATTAATTGATGAAAGCTATAAAACTTCTGTACCTAACATTTATGCTGTTGGTGATGTTATTGGTTCGCCATCATTAGCTTCAGCAGCCTTTAACCAAGGACGTTTTGCTGCAACTCATATTATAGATGGTTCATGTAATGATCAACTTGTTGATGATATACCAACAGGGATTTATACTAGACCTGAAATTAGTTCTATTGGTAAAACTGAGCAAGCTTTAATAGCTGAGGGAATTCCATATGAAGTTGGTAGATCATACTTTAAAGAATTAGCGAGAGCTCAAATTTCTAGAAATAAAACTGGTATGCTTAAAATTTTATTTGACCCAGAAAATGGAACGATCTTAGGTGTTCACTGCTTCGGGCATAGAGCATCTGAGATTATTCATATTGGACAGGCTATAAAAGCTATGCCTGGTAAATATAACACTATAAGATACTTCTTAAATACTACATTCAACTATCCTACAATGGCAGAAGCTTATCGTATCGCAGCTATTGATGGTGTTAATAAAGTAAAAATGAGAAAACTTGCTGAAGAAAAACAGCAAAAAATAATAAATAGTTAA
- a CDS encoding prepilin peptidase produces MSEFYLILFFVFIIGASIGSFLNVLIYRLPRKIDLEEKSIAKEILNIPNDNDEKESISRPSKCPKCLNKLKYRHNIPILGWLLLKGKCYFCKNTISIQYPLIELLTAVSFTLIIYFYGLTNQAYALILLITFFIPLFFIDAKHQILPDSLTLPLIWIGLIFNSYGMFTDLNSAVWGVIVGYLSLWCIFWLYKILTGKEGFGYGDFKLLAGVGAWFGVQMLLYTVFISCIIGIILAIVLSLFKKEKTNVLPFGPAIILAVIFYLLTKDSLYICYNHLMLIQN; encoded by the coding sequence ATGTCTGAATTTTACTTAATTTTATTTTTTGTTTTCATTATTGGAGCATCCATAGGAAGCTTTTTGAATGTTCTTATCTATAGACTTCCGAGAAAGATAGATTTAGAAGAAAAGAGTATAGCTAAAGAGATATTAAATATACCTAATGATAATGATGAAAAAGAAAGTATTTCAAGACCATCAAAATGTCCTAAATGTTTAAATAAATTAAAATATAGACATAATATACCTATATTAGGTTGGCTATTATTGAAAGGCAAATGTTATTTTTGTAAAAATACTATATCTATACAATATCCTTTAATAGAACTTTTAACTGCTGTTAGCTTTACTTTGATTATTTACTTCTATGGTTTAACTAATCAAGCTTATGCTCTTATTCTACTTATAACATTTTTCATTCCCTTGTTCTTTATTGATGCAAAACATCAAATATTACCTGATAGCCTAACCCTTCCTCTTATCTGGATTGGATTAATTTTTAATAGTTATGGAATGTTTACTGACTTAAATAGCGCTGTGTGGGGAGTCATAGTAGGCTACCTGTCTTTGTGGTGTATTTTTTGGTTATATAAAATTCTTACTGGAAAAGAAGGTTTTGGATATGGTGACTTTAAACTACTAGCAGGGGTTGGTGCATGGTTTGGTGTACAGATGCTTTTATACACAGTATTTATCAGCTGTATTATAGGAATTATATTAGCAATCGTTCTAAGTTTGTTTAAAAAAGAAAAAACAAATGTTTTACCATTTGGTCCAGCAATCATCTTAGCAGTAATCTTCTATTTATTAACTAAAGATAGCTTGTATATATGTTATAATCATCTGATGTTAATACAAAACTAA
- a CDS encoding thioredoxin domain-containing protein, translating into MNKKALIALMTFIVSLVVIIYVFSIKSVSGNDTTRAKTLVEKAFPQYSIVKQFDTGIHLQGFILEDKKDPNKKTVTFTSEDGFVIVNGELLAWDINQDKVTNLNKLYTKYFITDDRANQLYVAIKQKAAYIQQGDNNAPHKFYAIIDPGCEFCHALFNASQEAIKQKQLAVRWIVVGALDNSKNVANSIYNSENLLNALLSYENSKVYDKQLSKETNEKVENNDGLIKYITGFPTIVYKNNEDYLRISGGGKLPLTPGKVAEKDNIKKVNEFLLLTSNKF; encoded by the coding sequence ATGAATAAAAAAGCCCTTATTGCACTAATGACTTTTATAGTTTCCTTAGTAGTTATAATATATGTTTTTAGCATTAAAAGTGTATCTGGAAATGATACTACTAGAGCTAAAACATTAGTTGAAAAAGCATTTCCTCAATACTCTATAGTAAAACAATTTGACACAGGTATTCATTTACAAGGCTTCATATTAGAAGATAAAAAAGATCCTAATAAAAAAACTGTTACTTTCACTAGTGAAGATGGTTTTGTAATAGTTAACGGTGAGTTATTAGCTTGGGACATTAATCAGGATAAAGTTACTAATCTAAATAAACTATATACTAAATACTTTATAACTGATGATAGAGCTAATCAATTATATGTAGCGATAAAGCAAAAAGCTGCCTATATTCAGCAAGGAGATAATAATGCTCCTCATAAATTTTATGCAATAATTGATCCAGGCTGTGAGTTTTGTCATGCTCTTTTTAATGCATCTCAAGAAGCAATAAAACAAAAACAATTAGCTGTTAGATGGATTGTTGTTGGAGCTTTAGATAATAGCAAAAATGTAGCAAATAGCATCTATAACTCAGAAAATCTATTAAATGCTCTTTTGAGCTATGAAAACTCAAAAGTATATGACAAACAACTATCTAAAGAAACAAATGAGAAAGTTGAAAATAATGATGGATTAATAAAATATATAACTGGCTTCCCTACTATCGTATATAAAAATAATGAAGATTATTTAAGAATCTCAGGTGGTGGCAAACTTCCTCTAACTCCAGGAAAAGTTGCTGAAAAAGATAATATTAAAAAAGTAAATGAATTTTTACTATTAACATCTAATAAGTTCTAA